One window of Mesorhizobium sp. WSM4904 genomic DNA carries:
- a CDS encoding cytochrome P450 encodes MVRDFNLFTSPGMLPTANGDPHAAVACVHAGPPIFYSTSNTRDGRGTWVITRASDQRRVLQDTETFSSHRSIFASVLGESWPMIPLELDPPFHGVFRSLLNPLLSPKRVMALEPAVRERAIKLIDRIAASGTSCDIMKDFAVPFAVNIFLRFIGLSDNGLETFVGWARDLLHGDKEQRPPAARTIVAFIDELATERRKEPVDDFMTFIVKAKVEGRLLSDEEVRGIGVLVFVAGLDTVSAAICFDLAHLARNPKDQELLRSEPDRIAVAAEELLRAYSTIQMIRVATKDVDFKGAPIRKGDYVSCATMIANRDPAEFECPNEIDLAREDNRHAAFGYGPHRCLGSHLARREIVIGLEEWLARIPAFRIKTGTEPITFGGHVFGIENLILEWS; translated from the coding sequence ATGGTGAGGGACTTCAACCTGTTTACGTCGCCCGGCATGTTGCCGACGGCTAACGGGGATCCGCATGCAGCGGTTGCTTGCGTTCATGCCGGGCCTCCGATCTTTTATTCAACCAGCAACACGCGCGACGGTCGGGGTACCTGGGTCATCACTCGCGCGAGCGACCAGCGCCGGGTGCTGCAGGACACCGAAACGTTTTCCAGCCATCGCAGCATCTTCGCCTCTGTGCTCGGCGAGAGCTGGCCGATGATCCCGCTTGAGCTCGATCCGCCATTCCACGGTGTTTTTCGCTCACTGCTCAATCCGCTGCTTTCGCCAAAGCGGGTAATGGCATTGGAGCCGGCTGTCCGGGAACGAGCGATCAAGCTGATCGACAGGATCGCCGCATCAGGCACGAGCTGCGACATCATGAAGGATTTTGCAGTTCCGTTCGCGGTCAATATCTTCCTTCGCTTTATTGGGCTTTCGGACAACGGACTAGAAACATTTGTCGGCTGGGCTAGAGATCTGCTCCACGGCGATAAGGAGCAACGACCACCCGCAGCCCGGACGATCGTGGCCTTCATCGACGAACTTGCCACCGAGCGCCGCAAGGAGCCGGTCGATGATTTCATGACCTTCATCGTGAAGGCAAAGGTCGAGGGTCGTCTGCTCAGTGACGAAGAAGTCCGTGGCATCGGCGTGCTTGTGTTCGTCGCGGGACTCGACACGGTCTCAGCAGCCATATGCTTCGACTTGGCCCATCTCGCGCGCAACCCCAAAGATCAGGAATTGCTACGAAGCGAACCTGACCGGATTGCCGTCGCTGCGGAAGAATTGCTGCGCGCCTATTCGACCATTCAGATGATCCGAGTGGCAACGAAGGATGTCGACTTCAAAGGCGCGCCGATCCGCAAGGGAGATTATGTTTCCTGTGCCACGATGATTGCCAATCGTGACCCGGCGGAATTCGAATGCCCGAATGAGATCGATCTGGCGCGCGAGGACAACCGGCACGCTGCCTTTGGCTATGGTCCCCATCGTTGTCTTGGCTCACACCTTGCCCGGCGGGAGATTGTCATTGGCCTGGAGGAGTGGCTGGCGCGCATCCCAGCCTTTCGGATCAAGACAGGGACTGAACCTATCACCTTCGGCGGCCATGTGTTCGGGATCGAGAATCTGATCCTGGAATGGTCCTGA
- a CDS encoding ChuX/HutX family heme-like substrate-binding protein: protein MDQRKKRSPNEIRRAWEVCPNIPARDFAAQLAISEAELVAAHCGFGAARIDPRVNHLLTGLEFVGEVTALTRNQGAVHEKIGVFNRVITGNNHAMVLGDEFDLRVFPQAWRYGFAVERRHRGGIQRSLQFFDAAGAAVHKVHLRPVSNLHAYRKLVAELVSANQEPTMSLKARVADLGARTADWAGTVDDLREYWSRLTDVNLLKTLKLSRCQALRMVGQDYAWLLDNAAVGAVLQRAAEDELPIMCFVGNRGSIQTHSGLIKSVKQIGPCIHVLDETFRLHLRTHQIREVWAVRKPTNDSHVTSLEAYGSDGKIIIQLFGARKEGERERDDWRVLAENLPRFPDSYMRKDRSSSVGRRRPSASAASSRALKPRPGTR from the coding sequence ATGGATCAGCGCAAGAAGCGGTCGCCCAACGAAATCCGGCGTGCGTGGGAAGTCTGTCCGAACATTCCCGCGCGTGATTTCGCCGCCCAATTGGCCATTTCGGAAGCGGAACTGGTCGCGGCCCATTGCGGTTTCGGCGCGGCACGCATCGACCCGCGCGTCAATCACCTTCTGACGGGCCTCGAATTCGTGGGCGAAGTGACGGCGCTGACCCGCAATCAAGGTGCCGTGCACGAAAAGATTGGCGTCTTCAACAGAGTGATAACCGGCAACAATCACGCCATGGTCCTTGGTGACGAATTCGACCTTCGCGTCTTCCCGCAGGCTTGGAGGTATGGTTTCGCTGTTGAAAGGCGCCATCGCGGCGGAATCCAGCGCAGTTTGCAATTCTTCGACGCCGCCGGCGCAGCAGTGCATAAGGTGCATCTCAGGCCGGTCTCCAACCTTCATGCCTATCGAAAGCTGGTGGCCGAGCTCGTATCCGCCAACCAGGAGCCGACCATGTCGCTTAAGGCGAGAGTAGCCGACCTGGGCGCGAGGACTGCGGACTGGGCCGGCACGGTGGACGACCTACGCGAGTACTGGAGCCGGCTGACTGACGTCAACCTTCTAAAGACGCTCAAGCTCAGCCGCTGCCAGGCTTTGCGCATGGTCGGCCAGGATTACGCTTGGCTGCTCGACAATGCCGCAGTTGGCGCCGTGCTCCAGCGTGCGGCCGAAGACGAATTGCCGATCATGTGCTTCGTCGGCAACCGAGGTTCTATCCAGACCCATTCCGGCTTAATCAAGTCGGTCAAGCAGATCGGGCCGTGCATCCATGTGCTGGACGAAACGTTCCGGCTGCATCTCAGGACCCACCAAATCCGTGAGGTTTGGGCCGTGCGCAAGCCGACCAATGACAGTCACGTCACCTCGCTCGAAGCATATGGGTCCGACGGCAAGATCATCATCCAGTTGTTCGGTGCGCGCAAGGAAGGCGAACGCGAGCGCGACGACTGGCGGGTTCTGGCGGAAAACCTGCCTCGTTTCCCCGACAGCTACATGAGAAAAGACCGATCGTCGTCGGTGGGACGCCGGCGCCCATCTGCCTCCGCAGCCAGTAGCCGGGCATTGAAGCCGAGACCGGGGACACGATGA
- the nifW gene encoding nitrogenase stabilizing/protective protein NifW has product MNCSADSRPIDRTDILARLKGLSAAEDFFACLDVSYDPKVMNVSRLHIMKRVGQYLAEEDFSGLPNQVIAARVRAKLERAYEDFATSSPLTQRVFKVLRDHDPNICPAPGRAFVPLDSALKRFGK; this is encoded by the coding sequence ATGAACTGCTCCGCTGATAGCCGCCCGATCGATCGCACCGATATCCTAGCGCGACTGAAGGGCCTGTCGGCCGCGGAGGACTTCTTCGCCTGCCTTGACGTCTCCTACGACCCGAAAGTGATGAATGTCTCGCGGCTCCATATCATGAAGCGCGTGGGCCAATACCTTGCCGAAGAAGATTTCTCCGGTCTGCCTAACCAGGTAATCGCCGCGCGGGTGCGCGCCAAGCTGGAACGCGCCTACGAAGATTTCGCGACTTCCTCGCCGCTCACGCAACGTGTGTTCAAGGTGCTAAGGGACCACGATCCAAACATATGTCCCGCACCTGGCCGCGCCTTCGTCCCGCTCGACTCTGCACTGAAGCGGTTCGGAAAGTAA
- a CDS encoding SDR family oxidoreductase codes for MKLAARTVIITGAAGGIGRALVDILAADGDTVVAVDLPGSGVVELARDLGSPHVGLECDVSREKDMLSLFGQVEARFAQIDVLINNAAVGPTMDRIIDTAVDTFRRGVTVNLIGPFVMAREAARRMKPGGAIVNVASMAGVVGNPRRNAYAASKAGVISLTKSLACEWAMRGIRVTAVAPGSVRTPMVTELARAGKMDLAAIRRRVPMGRLARPDEIARVVRFLSSTQARYITGSVLAVDGGWMSFNQPGDAHPPVDGALQAELSCPAECTDARIVLVTGGAKSIGAAVARRFAANGDTVVIADKDGTAAAELATSLPGKHLAKSLDVAVESDVVSMFEELRGRFGYIDVLVNSADTADRIVPAIEQLSKQLEHVLDVNLTGAFTCAREAIKAMRPGGVILNLGSIDSFLPFAPRHAYGASKAGMDMLTRCMAAELGPVGIRTATVAPGHIRTPALAQLAKAGRIDLTAIGRRIPMGRMGRPEDVADASFFLASSDASYINGSILYVDGGWTSFGDAGNASELYDECFAEAAG; via the coding sequence GTGAAACTGGCAGCACGCACCGTAATCATCACAGGCGCTGCGGGCGGGATCGGCCGTGCCCTGGTCGATATCCTTGCCGCGGACGGAGACACTGTAGTTGCGGTGGACCTTCCGGGCAGTGGTGTGGTTGAACTGGCTCGGGATCTCGGGTCGCCGCACGTCGGTCTGGAGTGCGATGTGTCGCGAGAGAAGGACATGCTCTCACTTTTCGGCCAGGTCGAAGCACGGTTCGCGCAAATCGATGTCCTCATCAACAATGCGGCGGTTGGACCCACGATGGATAGGATCATCGACACCGCTGTCGATACCTTCCGACGCGGCGTGACAGTGAACCTTATTGGGCCATTCGTTATGGCCCGGGAAGCGGCGCGGCGCATGAAGCCGGGCGGTGCGATCGTCAATGTGGCTTCGATGGCGGGCGTGGTCGGCAATCCCAGGCGCAACGCCTACGCAGCCTCGAAAGCTGGCGTGATCTCGTTGACAAAGTCCCTTGCATGCGAGTGGGCTATGCGAGGAATCCGCGTCACGGCGGTGGCGCCGGGCTCCGTCCGCACCCCAATGGTCACAGAACTGGCACGCGCTGGCAAAATGGACCTCGCGGCGATACGCCGCCGCGTGCCGATGGGGCGCTTGGCTCGCCCCGACGAGATCGCCAGGGTCGTGCGTTTTCTGAGCAGCACGCAGGCGCGCTACATCACCGGCTCGGTGCTGGCAGTCGACGGAGGCTGGATGTCATTCAACCAGCCGGGGGATGCTCACCCGCCGGTGGATGGTGCGCTCCAAGCCGAGCTCTCCTGTCCGGCCGAATGCACAGATGCGCGAATCGTGCTCGTCACCGGTGGCGCAAAAAGCATTGGCGCGGCCGTCGCTCGCCGCTTTGCCGCGAACGGCGACACCGTCGTGATTGCTGATAAAGATGGCACTGCAGCGGCAGAGCTGGCTACATCGCTCCCCGGCAAGCATCTGGCGAAATCGCTGGACGTGGCCGTCGAGAGCGATGTGGTGTCGATGTTCGAAGAACTGAGGGGACGCTTCGGGTATATCGATGTTCTGGTCAATAGTGCTGATACCGCCGACAGGATTGTGCCTGCGATCGAGCAACTGTCGAAACAGCTCGAACACGTCCTGGATGTCAACCTTACCGGCGCCTTCACCTGCGCGCGCGAAGCGATCAAGGCTATGCGCCCGGGCGGCGTGATCCTCAATCTCGGGTCGATCGACAGCTTTCTGCCGTTCGCGCCGCGCCATGCCTACGGCGCCTCCAAGGCGGGGATGGATATGCTGACCCGTTGCATGGCGGCCGAACTCGGGCCGGTCGGAATTCGGACAGCCACCGTCGCTCCTGGCCACATCCGCACGCCCGCACTTGCTCAGTTGGCCAAAGCCGGCCGCATCGACCTGACAGCAATCGGACGACGCATCCCCATGGGCAGGATGGGACGGCCAGAAGACGTCGCAGATGCATCGTTCTTCCTTGCTTCGTCTGACGCCTCATACATCAACGGCTCGATCCTCTACGTGGACGGCGGCTGGACCTCGTTCGGTGATGCGGGAAACGCCAGCGAGCTCTATGACGAATGTTTTGCGGAGGCCGCAGGTTAA
- a CDS encoding nuclear transport factor 2 family protein yields MQFATDPVDHAKITELRDREAIRNCLYRYCRGIDRADEAALRSAYWPEAYDRHGPYCGPAEDFIQFALGLPGHRNIHQITNSLIDFISSAEAAVESYFTALQRGPDTDQEIRQTLLCGRYCDLFQKRQDEWRIAERTVVYDWVEEQIPPAILEADRFGRRQPIGAPHPDDPIYQLLKGHIPTDQDGVEGPQLGAA; encoded by the coding sequence ATACAATTCGCGACAGACCCTGTCGACCACGCGAAAATTACCGAACTGCGTGACCGAGAGGCGATCCGCAACTGCCTGTATCGGTACTGCCGCGGGATAGACCGCGCCGATGAGGCGGCGCTGCGTAGCGCATACTGGCCCGAAGCGTATGACAGGCACGGTCCCTATTGCGGACCGGCAGAGGACTTCATCCAATTTGCTCTCGGTCTGCCGGGGCACCGTAACATCCATCAAATCACGAACAGCCTGATCGACTTCATCAGTTCAGCAGAGGCCGCGGTCGAGAGCTATTTCACCGCGCTGCAACGCGGACCGGATACAGACCAAGAAATACGTCAGACGCTGCTTTGCGGCCGTTACTGCGATCTGTTTCAGAAGAGGCAGGACGAGTGGCGAATTGCGGAACGGACAGTCGTCTACGATTGGGTTGAGGAGCAAATCCCGCCAGCGATTCTTGAGGCAGATAGGTTCGGCCGGCGACAGCCGATTGGAGCACCACATCCAGACGATCCCATCTACCAGTTGCTCAAGGGTCACATCCCCACCGACCAAGATGGCGTCGAGGGTCCCCAACTGGGAGCTGCATAA
- a CDS encoding iron-sulfur cluster assembly accessory protein, protein MITLTDNAVAAIKAALYRASEPAEGFRIMVHAGGCAGFQYSMGLESVSREGDAIIERDGLKVFMDRGSQPHAAGMTVDFVTGLETSGFVFDNPNARETCGCGKSCK, encoded by the coding sequence ATGATTACGCTCACCGACAACGCTGTTGCCGCCATCAAGGCCGCTCTTTACCGCGCCAGCGAGCCGGCGGAAGGATTTCGCATCATGGTCCATGCCGGCGGCTGCGCCGGCTTCCAATACTCAATGGGCCTGGAGAGCGTCTCACGTGAGGGCGATGCGATCATCGAGCGAGATGGGCTCAAGGTGTTCATGGATAGAGGCTCCCAACCCCATGCCGCCGGCATGACCGTGGACTTCGTCACTGGGCTCGAAACATCCGGCTTTGTTTTCGATAACCCCAATGCGCGTGAGACGTGCGGCTGCGGCAAGTCCTGCAAATGA
- a CDS encoding nitrogen fixation protein NifQ — protein sequence MPEAEAGRYDDGCLSSAQWRGSELGRSFDQHVLPCVHSRSLEEVQAGEVLATEGTGLSSVELRDVLAATFPSTSSSVFALEELSEPEPELEEELLRRLLLAHAAPADPASARLAKIIARRAMRMDHLWRDLGLSNRAELSRLLARHFPALAAGNTENMKWKKYFYRKLCEAEGFSSCTAPSCGECHDFESCFGPEEVESRLSPTTNVG from the coding sequence ATGCCGGAAGCTGAAGCCGGCCGTTACGATGATGGCTGCCTATCCAGCGCGCAATGGCGTGGGTCCGAGCTAGGGAGGAGCTTCGATCAGCATGTGCTGCCCTGCGTACATTCACGTTCGCTTGAGGAGGTCCAGGCGGGCGAGGTGTTGGCGACGGAGGGGACAGGCCTTTCGTCTGTCGAATTGCGTGATGTCTTGGCCGCAACTTTCCCGTCTACCTCCAGCAGCGTATTCGCTTTGGAGGAGTTGAGCGAGCCCGAGCCGGAACTGGAAGAGGAACTGCTACGCCGGCTGCTGCTAGCGCATGCTGCGCCGGCCGACCCGGCGAGCGCCCGCTTGGCCAAGATCATCGCCCGGCGTGCGATGCGCATGGACCATCTTTGGCGGGATCTTGGCCTCTCAAATCGCGCTGAGCTCAGCCGCCTGCTTGCCAGACATTTTCCCGCGCTGGCGGCAGGCAACACAGAAAACATGAAATGGAAAAAGTACTTTTACCGCAAGCTGTGTGAGGCCGAAGGCTTTTCGTCATGCACAGCACCCAGTTGCGGGGAATGCCATGACTTCGAAAGCTGCTTCGGCCCGGAGGAAGTTGAGAGTCGCCTCTCGCCGACCACGAATGTCGGTTAG
- a CDS encoding MFS transporter, producing the protein MTESATDLVDAALFDRDRLDPESPYQRSGPAWGAIISLSFGTFGLVTAEFLPASVLTPLAHDLRITTGTAGQALTAAAIVAAISAPIIAIVTKRLDRRVVIWAMTLLLILSNVLAEVAGSLPVLLAARVVLGISLGGFWSISAALAMRLVPSHLMPRAMSVILTGVSVASVCAAPIGAYVGDIWGWRASFKVAAIVSAVALLVQLVTIPPLPPIEVRRFRSPLDVAKNPAMKVAVLVVLLVASGHFASFAYIRAFLESVPALDKKSIPLVFLAFGTAGVFGNLAGAFLTKHSLKAVAALPPLLIAVAAVSLLTMRASALTSAIAVAVWGFAFGAVPVGLQTWMVLRAAPKQAESAGVLMVITFQVAIAAGTTCGGLLVDHTGIASVFVYSAVATFLAVLTVFLLGPNRKT; encoded by the coding sequence ATGACCGAATCGGCGACAGATTTAGTGGACGCGGCTTTGTTCGACCGAGATCGGCTTGACCCAGAAAGTCCCTATCAACGTTCTGGCCCTGCATGGGGTGCCATCATTTCGCTTTCCTTCGGCACCTTCGGGCTTGTGACGGCAGAGTTTCTGCCCGCCAGCGTTCTGACACCGCTCGCGCATGATCTCCGTATCACCACGGGCACGGCTGGACAGGCGCTAACAGCGGCCGCAATCGTCGCGGCGATCTCGGCACCGATAATCGCCATCGTGACAAAGCGTCTGGACCGCAGGGTCGTCATCTGGGCGATGACGCTCCTGCTGATCCTGTCGAACGTTCTGGCGGAGGTTGCGGGGTCGCTGCCGGTTTTGCTGGCGGCACGCGTCGTCCTTGGCATATCGCTTGGTGGTTTTTGGTCAATTTCGGCAGCGTTGGCGATGCGGCTGGTTCCAAGTCACCTCATGCCGCGCGCCATGTCGGTCATCCTCACCGGCGTTTCTGTCGCCTCCGTCTGCGCGGCTCCAATCGGCGCTTATGTCGGTGACATTTGGGGATGGCGAGCCTCGTTCAAGGTCGCCGCAATCGTGAGTGCCGTTGCGCTGCTCGTGCAACTCGTAACCATTCCGCCACTGCCTCCGATCGAAGTGCGCAGATTCCGCAGTCCGCTGGATGTCGCGAAGAATCCGGCGATGAAGGTTGCGGTGCTAGTCGTGCTATTGGTCGCTTCCGGCCATTTTGCCAGCTTCGCCTACATCCGCGCCTTTCTCGAGAGCGTTCCTGCGCTCGACAAGAAGTCAATCCCGCTCGTGTTCCTTGCTTTTGGCACGGCCGGCGTCTTCGGCAATTTAGCCGGCGCATTCCTCACCAAACACAGTCTCAAGGCGGTCGCGGCCCTGCCGCCCCTGCTCATTGCCGTAGCCGCTGTCTCGCTCCTGACCATGAGAGCATCGGCCTTGACCTCGGCAATTGCAGTTGCCGTATGGGGCTTTGCTTTTGGCGCGGTCCCGGTCGGATTGCAGACATGGATGGTGCTACGCGCCGCTCCGAAACAGGCCGAGAGCGCTGGTGTACTGATGGTCATAACCTTCCAAGTGGCCATCGCAGCCGGCACAACTTGCGGTGGCCTATTGGTGGATCACACGGGTATTGCCAGTGTCTTTGTCTACAGCGCGGTTGCCACGTTCCTCGCTGTCTTGACAGTATTTTTGCTCGGCCCGAACCGCAAAACCTGA
- a CDS encoding LLM class flavin-dependent oxidoreductase — MEFATFILAAQRGYHQSSESVIRNSIEQAVASEQAGFNTAWFAEHHFNNYSLIPSPLMMVAHCGGLTSTIRLGTAVCVLPLYQPQRLLSEIGFADIVANGRLELGVGLGYQQFEFERFGVDIDEAPAVFSEYLDIILKGLNQNVFEHDGQYEKIPPTAISVRTVQQPTPPIWIAGGAARMARAYREGHNFFVTAFHDGLETLTTLRESVERAAASEEKNVTDVKISLLRCCYASHDELEINSYLDNARFQRRLSEALHQRRQQSHDGYLLQETPTQQDLSFETMRKNLPIGSVNRVIDRLLEEIDILKPDQIAVQTQLGDFDQKTMLRQIELWGDKIIPAVNKALCHAGS, encoded by the coding sequence ATGGAATTTGCCACTTTCATTCTGGCCGCCCAGCGTGGCTATCACCAATCCTCAGAAAGCGTCATCCGCAACTCCATCGAACAGGCCGTCGCTTCGGAGCAGGCTGGGTTCAACACCGCGTGGTTTGCTGAGCACCACTTCAACAATTACAGCCTCATACCATCCCCGCTGATGATGGTGGCGCACTGCGGCGGCTTGACAAGCACGATTCGCCTGGGCACTGCCGTCTGCGTGCTGCCGCTTTACCAACCGCAGCGCCTGCTGTCCGAGATCGGCTTCGCCGACATCGTTGCGAACGGCCGTCTCGAGCTCGGCGTAGGCTTGGGATACCAGCAGTTCGAGTTCGAACGGTTCGGCGTGGACATCGATGAGGCGCCGGCCGTCTTTTCGGAATACCTGGACATCATTCTCAAGGGCCTCAACCAAAACGTCTTCGAACACGACGGCCAGTATGAGAAGATCCCCCCAACAGCGATTTCGGTCCGCACAGTCCAGCAGCCGACGCCGCCTATCTGGATCGCTGGCGGAGCCGCACGGATGGCTCGGGCCTACCGCGAGGGGCACAATTTTTTTGTCACAGCCTTCCACGACGGCTTAGAGACTTTGACCACACTGCGTGAATCAGTCGAGAGGGCGGCGGCATCCGAGGAAAAGAACGTCACCGACGTCAAGATATCGCTGCTGCGCTGCTGCTATGCCAGCCACGACGAGTTGGAGATCAACAGCTATCTCGACAATGCCCGCTTCCAGCGCCGGCTTTCTGAAGCCCTGCATCAGCGTCGCCAACAGAGCCACGATGGCTACCTGCTGCAGGAGACACCGACCCAGCAGGATCTGTCCTTCGAGACCATGCGCAAAAATTTGCCGATTGGCAGCGTAAATCGCGTGATTGATCGCCTGCTGGAAGAGATCGATATCTTGAAACCGGACCAGATCGCAGTTCAGACTCAATTGGGCGACTTCGACCAAAAGACGATGCTGCGCCAGATCGAGCTCTGGGGCGACAAGATCATCCCTGCGGTCAACAAGGCGCTTTGTCATGCCGGAAGCTGA
- the nifS gene encoding cysteine desulfurase NifS yields MNPVYLDNNATTRVDPAVVGAMLPFFTEQFGNHSSMHAYGASVAEAVRKARQQLQALIGAGFEDEIIFTSGGTESDSTAILSALEVMPDRTEIVTSAVEHPAVLKLCAHLEKTRGVKVHIIPVDHYGRLDLDAYRTALTPQVAIVSIMWANNETGTIFPVVKLADLAREVGALFHTDAVQAVGRLPIELKSTAIDMLSLSAHKLHGPKGIGALYVRRGVRFSSMIKGGHQERDRRAGTENTPGIVGLGMAAELALKFMDETKRIKWLRDRLENGIIQRIPNTSINGDPQERLPNTANIGFEGIEGDAIPIVLSRLGIACSAGSACASGSLEPSHVLIAMNAACGAVRFSLSRDNGEDDVDRVLEVLPAITEKLRAVPSAGLCGRGAEQLHSGPGPSGTIADEP; encoded by the coding sequence ATGAACCCTGTCTATCTCGACAACAACGCAACGACGCGGGTTGATCCTGCAGTCGTTGGAGCGATGTTGCCTTTCTTTACGGAGCAATTTGGCAATCATTCGTCCATGCACGCCTATGGCGCATCGGTTGCTGAAGCCGTGAGAAAGGCGAGGCAACAGTTGCAAGCCCTCATCGGCGCGGGATTCGAGGACGAGATCATCTTCACCTCGGGCGGGACTGAAAGCGACAGTACAGCCATCCTTTCGGCGCTGGAGGTGATGCCCGACCGAACGGAAATAGTGACTTCCGCGGTTGAACATCCGGCCGTTCTGAAGTTGTGCGCGCACCTTGAGAAGACGCGCGGCGTCAAGGTGCACATTATCCCAGTCGATCACTACGGCCGGCTCGACCTGGACGCCTACAGAACCGCCCTCACCCCACAAGTGGCAATCGTCTCGATAATGTGGGCGAACAATGAGACCGGTACGATCTTTCCCGTGGTTAAGCTTGCCGATCTAGCCAGGGAAGTCGGCGCGCTTTTCCACACTGATGCAGTGCAGGCGGTCGGAAGGCTTCCGATTGAGCTGAAATCGACCGCGATCGACATGCTGTCGCTCTCCGCCCACAAGCTGCATGGTCCAAAGGGGATAGGCGCGCTTTATGTAAGACGTGGCGTGCGCTTCTCCTCCATGATCAAGGGTGGGCACCAAGAGCGCGACCGGCGTGCAGGCACTGAAAACACACCCGGCATAGTCGGACTGGGCATGGCGGCCGAACTCGCCTTGAAATTCATGGACGAGACAAAACGAATAAAATGGTTGCGCGACCGCCTTGAGAACGGGATCATCCAGCGCATCCCAAACACATCCATCAACGGCGATCCGCAAGAGCGATTGCCAAACACTGCAAACATTGGATTCGAAGGTATCGAAGGCGATGCAATTCCAATTGTCCTGAGCCGGCTGGGAATCGCCTGTTCCGCCGGGTCCGCCTGTGCCTCTGGCTCACTGGAACCGAGCCATGTTCTGATCGCTATGAACGCGGCATGTGGGGCAGTCCGCTTCTCCTTGTCGCGTGACAACGGCGAAGATGACGTAGACCGCGTGCTTGAGGTCCTGCCTGCGATCACCGAGAAGCTACGGGCCGTTCCCAGTGCTGGACTGTGCGGGCGAGGTGCAGAACAGCTTCATTCCGGCCCGGGTCCGAGCGGCACAATAGCCGACGAGCCGTGA